One Cellulomonas sp. NS3 genomic region harbors:
- a CDS encoding winged helix-turn-helix transcriptional regulator, producing the protein MADLLLLTPSSGGSAQVLPALGLLSHRVRVLPVEPSALVDAPDADILVLDARRDLVNARTTCRLLRATGLTVPLVLVLTEGGLTVVTAEWGADDIVLEHAGPAEVEARFRLVMERAATAGYDDAPQEISSGELTIDAGGYTARLRGRPLDLTYKEFELLKYLVQHPGRVFTRAQLLQEVWGYDYYGGTRTVDVHVRRLRAKLGPEHEQLIGTVRNVGYRFDPPKDRRTAASLEADAEPLEDAGLPSDA; encoded by the coding sequence GTGGCAGATCTGCTGCTCCTCACACCGTCCTCCGGGGGCTCGGCACAGGTGCTCCCGGCACTCGGCCTGCTGTCGCACCGGGTGCGGGTCCTCCCGGTCGAGCCGTCGGCGCTCGTCGACGCGCCCGACGCCGACATCCTCGTGCTCGACGCACGCCGCGACCTCGTCAACGCCCGCACGACGTGCCGGCTGCTGCGCGCCACCGGGCTGACCGTCCCGCTCGTGCTCGTCCTCACCGAGGGCGGCCTCACGGTCGTCACCGCCGAGTGGGGCGCGGACGACATCGTCCTCGAGCACGCCGGCCCGGCCGAGGTCGAGGCCCGCTTCCGGCTCGTCATGGAGCGCGCGGCGACCGCGGGGTACGACGACGCGCCGCAGGAGATCTCCTCGGGCGAGCTGACGATCGACGCCGGCGGGTACACCGCACGGCTGCGCGGGCGCCCGCTCGACCTCACCTACAAGGAGTTCGAGCTCCTCAAATACCTCGTGCAGCACCCGGGCCGCGTCTTCACGCGCGCGCAGCTGCTGCAGGAGGTCTGGGGGTACGACTACTACGGGGGCACCCGGACCGTCGACGTCCACGTCCGGCGGCTGCGCGCCAAGCTCGGGCCCGAGCACGAGCAGCTCATCGGCACGGTGCGGAACGTCGGCTACCGGTTCGACCCGCCCAAGGACCGCCGGACGGCCGCCTCGCTCGAGGCCGACGCCGAGCCGCTCGAGGACGCCGGGCTCCCCTCGGACGCCTGA
- a CDS encoding Crp/Fnr family transcriptional regulator, which produces MEDDVVLSAPLFVNMDPEAARALIASMSPIEVSRGDVLFHEGERGDRLFVITSGKIKLGRRSSDGRENLLSVQGPGEMFGELSLFDPGPRTATATVVADARLLELAHSALIAWLEANPTVAMHLLKALAHRLRRTNEALADLVFSDVPGRVAKALLDLATRFGETVDEGIRVAHDLTQEELAQLVGASRETVNKALADFAARGWVRREGRAVVLLDVDRLERRAR; this is translated from the coding sequence GTGGAGGACGACGTCGTACTGTCGGCCCCGTTGTTCGTGAACATGGACCCCGAGGCGGCCCGTGCACTGATCGCGTCGATGTCCCCGATCGAGGTCAGCCGGGGTGACGTGCTCTTCCACGAGGGCGAGCGCGGTGACCGGCTCTTCGTGATCACGTCCGGGAAGATCAAGCTCGGCCGGCGCTCGAGCGACGGCCGCGAGAACCTGCTCTCGGTGCAGGGGCCGGGCGAGATGTTCGGCGAGCTCTCGCTGTTCGACCCGGGCCCGCGCACCGCGACCGCGACCGTCGTCGCCGACGCGCGCCTGCTGGAGCTCGCGCACTCGGCGCTCATCGCGTGGCTCGAGGCCAACCCGACCGTCGCGATGCACCTGCTCAAGGCGCTCGCGCACCGGCTCCGGCGCACCAACGAGGCGCTCGCGGACCTCGTGTTCTCCGACGTGCCCGGCCGCGTCGCCAAGGCGCTGCTGGACCTCGCGACCCGCTTCGGCGAGACCGTCGACGAGGGCATCCGCGTCGCGCACGACCTGACGCAGGAGGAGCTCGCCCAGCTCGTGGGCGCCTCCCGCGAGACGGTGAACAAGGCGCTGGCCGACTTCGCCGCGCGCGGCTGGGTGCGGCGCGAGGGCCGCGCGGTCGTGCTCCTCGACGTCGACCGCCTGGAGCGCCGCGCGCGCTGA
- a CDS encoding RidA family protein, with translation MGASERLAELGLELPPVAAPVASYTPAVRTGQYVYTSGQLPFVDGALPRTGKVGTGEGLVDPADAAELARTAALNALAAVASVAGGLDNVVRIVKVVGFVASDPTFTGQPAVINGASDLLRDVLGDAGVHARSAVGVAVLPLDSPVEVEVVAEIA, from the coding sequence ATGGGGGCGTCCGAGCGGCTCGCCGAGCTCGGCCTCGAGCTCCCGCCCGTCGCGGCGCCCGTCGCGTCGTACACGCCGGCGGTCCGGACCGGGCAGTACGTCTACACCTCGGGCCAGCTGCCGTTCGTCGACGGCGCGCTGCCTCGGACCGGCAAGGTCGGTACCGGCGAGGGCCTCGTCGACCCGGCCGACGCCGCGGAGCTCGCACGCACGGCCGCGCTCAACGCCCTCGCCGCGGTCGCGTCCGTCGCCGGCGGCCTCGACAACGTCGTCCGGATCGTCAAGGTCGTGGGCTTCGTCGCGAGCGACCCGACGTTCACCGGGCAGCCCGCGGTGATCAACGGCGCGAGCGACCTGCTCCGGGACGTCCTCGGGGACGCGGGCGTGCACGCGCGCTCGGCGGTCGGCGTCGCGGTCCTGCCGCTGGACTCGCCCGTCGAGGTCGAGGTCGTCGCCGAGATCGCCTGA
- a CDS encoding alpha/beta fold hydrolase: MTVDSSTLLIDGPWRHQHVAANGARFHVALAGPDDNDAPLVVLLHGFPQFWWAWRHQVPALAEAGYRVAAMDLRGSGGSDKPPIGYDVPTLVRDVAGLVRSLGSHRAVVVGSGTGGEVAWAMPAYQPDVTLAVAALSAPHPLQARSQRGAALRLRAARHLAFFQLPLLPERALTRTDLVVRLLREWSGGTAWLTPEVATTYRRAASVPFAAHSAMEQVRWLVRSGPRMDGQRHLAALRAAEAVPVLQLHGGADGCRSAPYAAATGRVARGLGAGYRFELIPGTGHFLAEEAPERVNELLLRWLREVAPV, translated from the coding sequence GTGACCGTCGACTCCTCCACCCTGCTCATCGACGGACCCTGGCGGCACCAGCACGTCGCCGCGAACGGCGCCCGCTTCCACGTCGCCCTCGCCGGGCCGGACGACAACGACGCCCCGCTCGTGGTCCTCCTGCACGGGTTCCCGCAGTTCTGGTGGGCGTGGCGCCACCAGGTCCCCGCGCTCGCGGAGGCCGGGTACCGGGTCGCCGCGATGGACCTGCGCGGGTCGGGCGGCTCCGACAAGCCCCCGATCGGCTACGACGTGCCGACCCTCGTCCGGGACGTCGCCGGGCTCGTGCGCTCGCTCGGCTCGCACCGCGCGGTCGTCGTCGGCAGCGGCACGGGCGGCGAGGTCGCGTGGGCCATGCCCGCCTACCAGCCCGACGTGACGCTCGCGGTCGCGGCGCTCTCCGCCCCGCATCCCCTGCAGGCCCGCTCGCAGCGCGGCGCGGCGCTCCGGCTGCGCGCGGCCCGGCACCTCGCGTTCTTCCAGCTCCCGCTCCTGCCCGAGCGCGCGCTGACCCGCACGGACCTCGTGGTCCGCCTCCTGCGGGAGTGGTCGGGTGGCACCGCGTGGCTCACGCCCGAGGTCGCGACGACGTACCGGCGCGCGGCGTCGGTCCCGTTCGCGGCGCACTCGGCGATGGAGCAGGTGCGCTGGCTCGTGCGCTCGGGGCCCCGCATGGACGGCCAGCGCCACCTCGCCGCGCTGCGGGCGGCCGAGGCCGTCCCGGTGCTGCAGCTCCACGGCGGTGCGGACGGCTGCCGCTCCGCGCCCTACGCCGCGGCGACGGGCCGGGTCGCCCGCGGGCTCGGCGCCGGGTACCGGTTCGAGCTCATCCCCGGGACCGGGCACTTCCTCGCCGAGGAGGCGCCCGAGCGGGTCAACGAGCTGCTGCTGCGCTGGCTCCGCGAGGTCGCGCCGGTCTGA
- a CDS encoding DsrE family protein, protein MTTPRRSLVIKSTSGTDRPEAANQALTVAAAGVAAGVDVSLWLTGESAWFGVPGRAADLVLEHAAAAPDLIETVLEGGRVTVCTQCAARRGIGPDDVLPGVRIAGAAVFVEESLAEGAQALVY, encoded by the coding sequence GTGACGACCCCCAGGCGCTCGCTCGTGATCAAGTCGACATCCGGCACCGACCGGCCCGAGGCCGCGAACCAGGCCCTGACCGTGGCCGCCGCCGGCGTCGCGGCGGGCGTGGACGTGAGCCTGTGGCTGACCGGCGAGTCGGCGTGGTTCGGCGTCCCGGGCCGCGCGGCCGACCTCGTGCTCGAGCACGCGGCCGCCGCGCCGGACCTGATCGAGACGGTGCTCGAGGGCGGCCGGGTCACGGTCTGCACGCAGTGCGCGGCGCGCCGCGGCATCGGGCCCGACGACGTGCTGCCCGGCGTGCGGATCGCGGGTGCGGCGGTGTTCGTCGAGGAGTCGCTCGCCGAGGGCGCGCAGGCGCTCGTCTACTGA
- the nth gene encoding endonuclease III, with protein MTTRRWNTETHLARVRRARRINRVLALRYPDAHCELDFTTPLELLVATVLSAQTTDVRVNQVTPELFSRYPDAAAYASANREDLQDVLRPTGFFRAKADAVIGIGQALVERFGGEVPARLDDLVTLPGVGRKTANVVLGNAFGVPGITVDTHVGRLARRLGWTESEDPVKVEQELGELVEKREWTMASHRLIFHGRRTCFARNPACGACPVALDCPSYGVGETDPERAEAMLKG; from the coding sequence GTGACGACGCGCCGGTGGAACACCGAGACCCACCTGGCGCGCGTGCGCCGGGCCCGGCGCATCAACCGGGTGCTCGCCCTGCGCTACCCCGACGCGCACTGCGAGCTCGACTTCACGACGCCGCTCGAGCTGCTCGTCGCGACCGTGCTCTCCGCGCAGACCACCGACGTGCGGGTCAACCAGGTCACCCCCGAGCTGTTCTCGCGCTACCCCGACGCCGCGGCGTACGCGTCGGCGAACCGCGAGGACCTCCAGGACGTGCTGCGCCCCACCGGGTTCTTCCGCGCCAAGGCGGACGCGGTCATCGGCATCGGGCAGGCGCTGGTCGAGCGGTTCGGCGGCGAGGTGCCGGCGCGGCTCGACGACCTGGTGACGCTCCCGGGCGTCGGCCGCAAGACGGCGAACGTCGTGCTCGGCAACGCGTTCGGCGTCCCCGGCATCACGGTCGACACGCACGTCGGCCGGCTCGCGCGACGGCTCGGCTGGACGGAGTCGGAGGACCCCGTCAAGGTCGAGCAGGAGCTCGGCGAGCTCGTCGAGAAGCGCGAGTGGACCATGGCGTCGCACCGGCTGATCTTCCACGGGCGGCGCACGTGCTTCGCCCGGAACCCGGCGTGCGGGGCGTGCCCGGTCGCGCTCGACTGCCCGTCGTACGGGGTGGGCGAGACGGACCCGGAGCGCGCCGAGGCGATGCTCAAGGGCTGA